The following are encoded together in the Strongyloides ratti genome assembly S_ratti_ED321, chromosome : 2 genome:
- a CDS encoding LD15927p: MQNGYVNNPMMANTLLRRGSIPANVINSEMMQQLITGTVNGIPTPQISQGPIINGCNKRNEVYRFTSDHPLYSIAMSNKDKIRICIGSIHLNKENFHKNKLQIVDINDESNKFELKDTIDHEYPSTKVLFSPDSSLQNELLCSTSECLNLYKVNDDGKISLVGKLHSKLNTEYKGPYTSMDWNRVDPTLVGVSSTDTTCVIWQIETGQVVGTTSSVGTVHKQLIAHDKSVNDFAFGPYNVGKDTFVSAGSDSSIRLFDVRDLKSSTILYEEPSKASLVRVQWNPTNENYLATLASNSSRISIIDIRKPCTLMKKCENMLSNINAIAWSQSSKWNICSGGGDKQALIWQLKEDSSDGISWRTYCAESEICNIFWGTKHSDWICIAFDKSFEILHV, from the exons atgCAAAACGGTTATGTGAACAATCCCATGATGGCAAATACATTATTAAGGCGGGGAAGTATTCCAGCTAATGTAATTAATTCTGAAATGATGCAACAGCTAATAACAGGAACAGTTAATGGAATTCCAACACCCCAAATATCTCAAGGACCAATTATAAATGGAtgtaataaaagaaatgaaGTATATAGATTTACCTCAGATCATCCATTATATAGTATAGCAATGtcaaataaagataaaattcgAATATGTATAGGTAgtattcatttaaataaagaaaattttcataaaaataaattacaaattGTGGATATTAATGAtgaaagtaataaatttgaattaAAAGATACAATTGATCATGAATATCCTTCTactaaagttttatttagtCCTGACTCATCACTtcaaaatgaattattatgTAGTACATCAGAATGCCTTAATCTTTACAAAGTTAATGATGATGGTAAAATATCATTAGTTGGTAAACTTCATTcg aaactTAATACAGAATATAAAGGGCCATATACTTCAATGGATTGGAATCGTGTTGATCCAACACTAGTAGGCGTATCATCAACAGATACAACATGTGTTATATGGCAAATTGAAACAGGACAAGTTGTTGGAACAACATCTTCTGTAGGAACTGTACATAAACAATTAATAGCTCATGATAAATCTGTAAATGATTTTGCCTTTGGTCCATATAATGTAGGTAAAGATACATTTGTATCGGCAGGTTCTGATTCAAGTATACGACTTTTTGACGTAAGAGATTTAAAAAGTTCaacaatattatatgaaGAACCAAGTAAAGCATCATTAGTTAGAGTCCAATGGAATCCAACAAATGAAAATTACCTAGCAACATTAGCATCTAATAGTAGTAGGATCTCCATTATTGATATAAGAAAACCATGTactttaatgaaaaaatgtGAAAATATGTTATCAAATATCAATGCAATTGCATGGTCACAGTCATCCAAATGGAATATATGTTCTGGTGGGGGTGATAAACAAGCGTTGATATGGCAATTGAAAGAGGATAGTAGTGATGGTATCTCATGGAGAACATATTGTGCTGAAAGTGAGATTTGTAACATATTTTGGGGTACCAAACATTCCGATTGGATATGTATTGCTTTTGATAAatcttttgaaatattacatgtttaa
- a CDS encoding Dol-P-Man:Man(7)GlcNAc(2)-PP-Dol alpha-1,6-mannosyltransferase, which produces MHIILVPFTKVEESFNTNAIHDILYHKWNISEYDHHEFPGVVPRTFFSPLIIGLILSPVISIINIFHGLKIWGLYASRMCIGSLLLLSFLNFVRTVEKYFGKETALFLRLITASQFHFIFYASRPLPNTFAFIVILYIYSLILDEKYIRAIKLATFTTFILRFDTILFFGPLFIPILVTKKVKFISALYTGIISLIVSLLITIPLDSLFWKRLIYPEGEVIIFNIFENKSHLYGTSPFYWYFLSALPRALQTSYILVPLGIFYEKRLYHLFFSAITFITLYSFLPHKELRFIIYTIPLFNLIGANFMARSWINKEKSISKRFFSYGLLCHLILNSILTFCMIYISSRNYAGGDAINHLQYLQRFDRNKHIKIHIDEFAAQTGISKFLHYYDNWEYNKTESLQLNSEKLKDFNFIILGDYNTDVKKKAQNIFSKTHRQYFGVEAFHKINFIKTKKFPYYIPRIKFMDKLIVLRRKGDA; this is translated from the exons ATGCACATTATTTTGGTTCCATTTACAAAAGTTGAAGAAAGTTTTAATACAAATGCTATTCatgatatattatatcataaaTGGAATATTTCAGAG tatgaTCATCATGAATTTCCTGGTGTTGTTCCAAGGACATTTTTTTCACCATTGATCATtggattaattttatcaccagttatatcaataattaatatttttcatggtttaaaaatttgGGGATTATATGCATCTCGTATGTGTATTGGTAGTTTATTACTTTTGTCTTTTCTTAATTTTGTTAGAACagttgaaaaatattttggaaAAGAAACAGCTTTATTTTTACGTCTTATTACTGCTTCacaatttcattttattttttatgcaTCACGTCCTCTTCCAAATACTTTTGCTTTCATAGTAATATTGTACATctattcattaatattagatgaaaaatatataagagCTATAAAATTAGCAACATTTACAACTTTTATACTTCGATTTGATACAATATTATTCTTTGGTCCATTATTTATTCCTATTCTTGTTACAAAAAAggttaaatttatttcagcATTATACACAGGAATTATTAGTTTAATTGTTTCACTACTCATTACAATACCATTAGATTCTTTGTTTTGGAAGCGATTAATTTATCCAGAAGGTGAAgtcattatatttaatatttttgaaaataaaagtcATTTATATGGTACTTCTCCTTTTTATTGGTATTTTTTATCAGCATTACCAAGAGCACTACAAACATCATATATATTAGTACCTTTGGgaattttttatgaaaaaaggTTATATCATCTATTTTTTTCAgcaataacttttataacattatacTCTTTTTTACCTCATAAAGAGTtaagatttattatttatacaattcctttatttaatttaattggAGCAAATTTTATGGCACGTTCGTGgattaataaagaaaaatcaattagtaaaagatttttttccTATGGTTTACTAtgtcatttaattttaaattcaataCTTACATTTTGTATGATTTATATTTCATCTAGAAATTATGCTGGTGGTGATGCAATTAATCATCTTCAATATTTACAAAGATTTGATAGaaataaacatattaaaattcaTATTGATGAATTTGCAGCACAAACAGGAATTTCAAAGTTTTTGCATTATTATGATAACTGGGAGTATAATAAGACAGAATCATTGCAATTAAATagtgaaaaattaaaagatttcaactttataattttaggAGATTATAATActgatgttaaaaaaaaagcacaaaatattttttcaaaaacacATCGTCAATACTTTGGAGTTGAAGcttttcataaaattaattttattaaaacaaaaaaattccCATACTACATCCCACGTATAAAATTCATGGATAAACTTATTGTTTTACGAAGAAAAGGTGATGCATAA
- a CDS encoding Neutral and basic amino acid transport protein rBAT yields MAANESLMSSGSETFTKDTNPELGSVKFVPTDGDIEVSIPTKIIGLTKEQLEEYRNDPFWKYIRFFSFILFWIIWAAMFVGAILIVVLSPKCSGNVDTKSWFENSISYQLFVPTFYDSDGDGVGDYKGVSQKLDYLRKIGVNSIWPAPIIKTDKDDFDVNDVVDFDKIDERFGDEETLRQLIVDAHYHNIKFIGDIPLTISKKHKWLIEAQKNESSKYKQYFTNIDEGILNLSDSDVNENFLNVIRKVVDYGVDGVYLRNPKDIDGKSIGKLVESIKQFTPKDFVIYTDKSIIESTPETYSIYPIFTKSCSSRNLPKCIYSNVNSGINNQTSKKIMWNLLENESERLDNKFNVGSEKIVNLLTMLQFILPGPLKVNYGDEYGLQTSQSMNAKEMPIMSWNNDNHNGFSTAEGGLIFGKGKNADKVNAYDSLHTLGGMSKIFQKLGKLREREDILKIGTTDVILENGILYVYRYLENLSGKAYILALNLNLPTTLEKTIGIDDKFLINKENIQVVTSSYGFDNFIPRENIEIKSGSVTLKPMEGILLRV; encoded by the exons ATGGCTGCTAATGAATCACTTATGTCTTCTGGAAGCGAAACATTTACAAAAGATACTAACCCTGAATTAGGTTCAGTTAAATTTGTTCCT acTGATGGTGATATTGAAGTATCAATAccaacaaaaattattggtTTAACTAAAGAACAGTTAGAAGAATATAGAAATGATCCATTTTGGAAGTATATTagatttttttcatttatccTTTTTTGGATTATTTGGGCAGCTATGTTTGTTGGGGCAATTCTTATAGTTGTTTTATCACCAAAATGTTCCGGAAATGTAGATACAAAATCATGGTTTGAAAATTCTATCTCTTATCAATTATTTGTCCCGACATTTTATGATTCTGATGGTGATGGTGTTGGTGATTATAAAGGTGTATCACAAAAATTAGATTACCTTAGAAAAATTGGTGTCAATTCAATTTGGCCTGCACCAATAATTAAGACAGATAAAGATGATTTTGATGTTAATGATGTTGttgattttgataaaattgatGAAAGATTTGGTGATGAAGAAACTTTAAGACAATTAATTGTTGATGCTCattatcataatattaaatttattggcGATATCCCTTTAACTATTAGTAAAAAACATAAATGGTTGATTGAGGCACAAAAAAATGAATCtagtaaatataaacaatattttactaatatTGATGAAggaattttaaatttatctgaTAGTGATGTAAATGAAAATTTCTTAAATGTCATCAGAAAAGTTGTTGATTATGGAGTTGATGGAGTTTATCTTAGAAATCCAAAAGACATTGATGGTAAAAGTATTGGAAAATTAGTTGAAtcaataaaacaatttacaCCAAAAgattttgtaatatatacTGATAAATCAATTATTGAATCTACTCCAGAAACATATTCTATTTATCCAATTTTCACAAAATCTTGTTCATCAAGAAATCTTCCAAAATGTATTTATTCTAATGTCAATAGTGGAATAAATAATCaaacatcaaaaaaaataatgtggAATTTATTAGAGAATGAGTCAGAGAGattagataataaatttaatgttgGTTCAGAAAAAATTGTCAATCTTCTTACTATGCTTCAATTCATTTTACCAGGAccattaaaagtaaattatgGTGATGAATATGGATTACAAACAAGTCAATCAATGAATGCCAAAGAGATGCCAATTATGTCATGGAATAATGATAATCACAATGGATTTTCAACAGCTGAGGGAGGATTAATATTTGGAAAAGGAAAAAATGCCGACAAAGTTAATGCTTATGATAGTCTTCATACATTAGGTGGTATGTCAAAAATTTTCCAAAAATTAGGAAAATTAAGAGAACgtgaagatattttaaaaattggtaCTACTGATGTTATATTAGAAAATGgtattttatatgtttatagatatttagaaaatttatctGGAAAAGCATATATATTAGCTCTTAATCTTAATCTTCCAACAACATTAGAAAAAACTATTGGAATTGACGAtaaatttcttataaataaagaaaatatacaAGTAGTTACATCATCATATggttttgataattttattccacgtgaaaatattgaaattaaatCAGGATCAGTTACCTTAAAACCAATGGAGGGAATTCTTCTAagagtataa
- a CDS encoding Myosin heavy chain-like, giving the protein MISNEKLNDSQNSSFNFYGIQLPALDSVKASRRNVTLSLNEINKYGFRWKRIQIPDKHSQWKLKQSILLEPTDGCGGPPRVEEFHHKIYPGDILLAINNIDIREMNFRVLDNMLKNMNSDTIELIVENMPELADIKGLDDDNENPDDNDLNLSQSSLDTTEYKNIPENNQFWLSHKNGYIMCELLERMDNGRVRVSVGNKELIVDETDIDKANPHSIHGINDVANLKYINDTTILHNIRQRLGAGLNYTDGGTRNLIAILKDDINSGSDLKKLIPKIKGVRRNDMPPHIYSKAQQVLRNIQSTGRSQGIVFTGGRGSGKSYQISLFIEYLINVGSWSKNISPTVVNDVIFLLDVFGNSPSIFSISSTNYVKLLSLPVENNGTISGLKIETFLLDTEKLISSTNNFGTFHICSLFYNQIPDELREKLFLNKIDKPKLLGNNNINELNNIYSWKKLEEVFTNIKLNESKKFGIYKILAVIFHLYQASATTGDCNRSNFVNISHAEYAGKLLNISVNDLYEVIFKGSSNNDNKPAVSSLMDRFKMSNKNQSGIDALGSFIKNLYLEMFNSIVGHINEIFTPKNSSTFITLLDYPGYNSHLNLINSNMSGDFSDFINNYFNERILELSYDIHFKNAVEFYTNQEVDVELNGPIIDPSYVARLFDTRDTSSKTADIQARSNKKKGLIALVEEESMYPGGSDIGFVNRIYLHHDNSNVIKRDKDKKSFIVCHLLDNFKTKYNADNWCKRVQPSKSGNAVLSFLRMIILKDEDFSNLFLPILRPNSDSNIQKMRRATQAINTESGNLKYGSGYFSTIVCQADSIINSILRMSSIYMIHCIAPFIKTTIDNIMNNYNKNSKIFTNDVMDVCFVRKQLKTIFILELVRAYNIGFPEKMIYINFRRRFNCLLKEDNNYNDICDDRICIRNLFILLNIPENSYRFGLSNLLLKSDIFNMLEEKRDTMLSSTMIEFQRMCKAYVYNIKRKENEVKESAINIIQKNYSKYKLTKNDPWIKLFYNVKPLLGVMQHEKQVSEEALKIKNLEIENSSLKLSKIKLEERIAELEMQISMEMQNSDDIHKAFQSVIDEKNVLEVALQELKDIQKKSTLNTESNLNSISTTPTETINCSIMEELNELRDNELNYKIMIKKLKAELDDVRRELDNIQSTNTILIKKQESVNELEKKCQEKIENILKDKESISKQRNDLNRNFEKQRSELQALKNENSELRLNNSKLRKDFDELKLSIASRSTNDLTGDNLQNKRELEKKMEEMEDELEESYEKNEILNQNNNRLMLQIEKMKNQISREMEQRESEIIDLRHQYNKRQKMFEEQIEDLNVSNKGLFNQNRLLEEKVRLLESEHSENEMRQSNYKFEYNNLLTLLRDKEALLSHERENSDSKKLLSKYKMLLEDAEHRITITKKTNVSLEMELADIKAQYENAISSKHTTENKNRQLKQDLATSEHEVTLLNEQVYKLTSQVKQLIEDKKEENIFKAEMCETIQDLNSTIKKLQDEIQSMSSDVNYHSKNCVDRHKYCILELKVKELESKLELEHNQNQHLSAINNLKCDEIEKYIALNESSKNTLDKEKMDKKQLLEKISLLNEEIARFTKHDLDNKNKINNLELELSIMTATIQSVKSDLKLAENRANALNNVLESRIETFDDIEEEEEEFDIHESNISEDKNDEFVGNNVK; this is encoded by the exons ATGATTAGTAATGAAAAATTGAATGATTCTCAAAAttcatcatttaatttttatggaATACAATTACCAGCACTTGATTCAGTAAAAGCATCACGACGAAATGtaacattatcattaaatgaaataaataaatatggaTTTAGGTGGAAACGAATTCAAATACCTGATAAGCATAGTCAATGGAAATTAAAACAATCAATTCTTCTAGAACCTACTGATGGTTGTGGTGGTCCACCACGTGTAGAAGAATTtcatcataaaatatatcctGGTGATATTCTTTTagcaataaataatattgatattcGTGAGATGAATTTTCGTGTACTTgataatatgttaaaaaatatgaatagtGATACTATAGAATTGATTGTTGAAAATATGCCAGAGTTAGCTGATATCAAAGGACTTGAtgatgataatgaaaatccagatgataatgatttaaatttatctcaATCAAGTTTAGATACAacagaatataaaaatattcctgAAAATAATCAATTTTGGTTATCTCATAAAAATGGATATATTATGTGTGAATTATTAGAAAGAATGGATAATGGTAGAGTACGTGTATCTGTTGGtaataaagaattaattGTTGATGAAACTGATATTGATAAAGCTAATCCTCATTCGATTCATGGAATAAATGATGTTgctaatttaaaatatattaatgatacAACTATTCTTCATAATATTAGGCAACGCCTTGGAGCTGGATTAAATTATACAGATGGTGGTACAAGAAATTTAATTGCtatattaaaagatgatATTAATAGTGGTagtgatttaaaaaaattaataccaAAAATTAAAGGTGTAAGAAGAAATGATATGCCACCACATATTTATTCAAAAGCTCAACaagttttaagaaatattcaATCAACAGGACGATCTCAAGGAATTGTTTTTACAGGAGGAAGAGGTAGTGGGAAATCTTAtcaaatttcattatttattgaatatCTTATAAATGTAGGTTCATggtcaaaaaatatttctccTACAGTTGTTAATGATGTTATCTTTCTTTTGGATGTATTTGGAAATAGTCCTTCAATATTTAGTATTTCATCAACAAATTATGTCAAATTATTGTCATTACCAGTAGAGAATAATGGAACAATTTCTggtttaaaaattgaaacatttttattagatacagaaaaattaatatcatcaacaaataattttggtACATTTCATATAtgttctttattttataatcaaataCCAGATGAATTAcgtgaaaaattatttttaaataaaattgataaaccAAAATTATTaggaaataataatataaatgaattaaataatatttattcatggaaaaaattagaagaagtttttactaatataaaacttaatgaaagtaaaaaatttggaatatataaaattcttgcagtaatatttcatttatatcaGGCATCCGCAACAACAGGTGATTGTAATCGTtcaaattttgttaatatttctCATGCTGAATATGCAGGAAAACTTCTTAATATTTCTGTTAATGATTTATATgaagttatatttaaaggatcttcaaataatgataataaaccAGCTGTATCATCATTAATGGATCGTTTTAAAATGtctaataaaaatcaaagtGGTATTGATGCTTTAggaagttttataaaaaatttatatcttgAAATGTTTAATAGTATAGTTGGGcatattaatgaaatatttacacctaaaaattcttctacttttattactttattagATTATCCTGGATATAATagtcatttaaatttaattaattcaaaTATGTCTGGAGATTTTTctgattttataaataattattttaatgaaagaatattagaattatcatatgatattcattttaaaaatgcagtagaattttatacaaatcaGGAGGTTGATGTTGAATTAAATGGACCAATAATTGATCCTTCTTATGTGGCAAGACTTTTTGATACTCGTGATACATCTTCAAAAACAGCAGATATTCAAGCaagaagtaataaaaaaaaaggattaATTGCATTAGTTGAAGAAGAATCAATGTATCCAGGTGGTAGTGATATTGGATTTGTTAATAGAATTTATTTACATCATGATAATTCTAATGTTATAAAACGTGATAAAGATAAGAAATCATTTATAGTATGTCATTTacttgataattttaaaacaaaatataatgcTGATAATTGGTGTAAAAGAGTACAACCATCAAAATCTGGTAATGctgttttatcatttttacgTATGATTATTCTTAAAGATGAagatttttctaatttatttttacctaTTCTTCGTCCAAATTCTGAttcaaatattcaaaaaatgagAAGAGCAACACAAGCCATAAATACAGAATCaggaaatttaaaatatggtTCAGGATATTTTTCAACTATTGTCTGTCAGGCAGATAGTATTATTAATTCAATATTAAGAATGTCATCCATATATATGATTCATTGTATAGCtccatttattaaaacaaccattgataatataatgaataattataacaaaaattctaaaatatttacaaatgaTGTTATGGATGTTTGTTTTGTaagaaaacaattaaaaacaatttttattcttgAGTTAGTTCGAGCATATAATATTGGATTTCCagaaaaaatgatttatattaattttcgGAGGCGTTTTAATTGCCTTCTTAAAgaagataataattataatgatatttgTGATGATCGTATTTGTATAagaaatctttttatattattaaatataccaGAGAATAGTTATCGTTTTGGATTATCTAATTTACTTCTTAAATCAGACATATTTAATATGTTAGAAGAAAAAAGAGATACCATGCTTTCATCAACAATGATAGAATTTCAACGAATGTGTAAAGCATATgtttacaatattaaaagaaaagaaaatgaagTTAAAGAATCagcaataaatattatacaaaaaaattatagtaaatataaattaacaaagAATGATCCATGgattaaattgttttataatgTTAAGCCTTTGTTAGGTGTAATGCAACATGAAAAACAAGTTAGTGAGGAAgctttaaaaatcaaaaatttagaaatagaaaattcttctttaaaattaagtaaaattaaacttgAAGAAAGGATAGCTGAATTAGAGATGCAAATATCAATGGAAATGCAAAATTCTGATGATATACATAAGGCATTTCAAAGTGTAatagatgaaaaaaatgtaCTAGAAGTGGCATTACaagaattaaaagatatacaAAAGA aatCAACTTTGAATACAgaaagtaatttaaatagTATATCAACAACACCTACAGAAACTATTAATTGTAGTATTATGGAAGAATTAAATGAACTTCGTgataatgaattaaattataaaataatgataaaaaaattgaaagcTGAATTGGATGATGTACGAAGAGAACTTGACAATATTCAAAGTACAAAtacaatattaattaaaaaacaagaATCTGTAAATGAATTAGAAAAGAAATGTcaagaaaaaattgaaaatatattgaaagaTAAAGAAAGTATTTCCAAACAAAGAAATGATTTAAATCgaaattttgaaaaacaaCGATCAGAATTacaa gctttaaaaaatgaaaatagtGAACTCCGTCTAAATAATTCTAAGCTCCGTAAAGATTTTGATGAATTAAAATTGTCTATTGCATCTCGTTCAACAAACGATTTAACTGGTgataatttacaaaataaaagagaattagaaaaaaaaatggaagaGATGGAAGATGAGTTGGAGGAaagttatgaaaaaaatgaaattcttaatcaaaataataatagattAATGTTacaaattgaaaaaatgaaaaatcaaataaGTAGAGAGATGGAACAAAGAGAAAGTGAAATAATTGATCTACGTCatcaatataataaaagacaAAAAATGTTTGAGGAACAAATTGAAGACTTAAATGTTAGTAATAAAGGACTTTTTAATCAAAACAGATTATTAGAAGAAAAAGTAAGGTTGCTTGAATCCGAACATTCTGAGAATGAGATGCGACaatcaaattataaatttgaataCAACAATCTTTTAACATTACTTCGTGACAAAGAAGCACTTCTTTCACATGAAAGAGAAAATAGTGATTccaaaaaacttttatcaaaatataaaatgttattagaAGATGCAGAACATAGAATAACAATTACCAAAAAAACTAATGTATCATTAGAGATGGAATTAGCTGATATTAAAGCACAATATGAAAATGCAATATCATCAAAACATACAactgaaaataaaaatcgtCAATTGAAACAGGACCTGGCAACATCAGAGCACGAAGTTACTCTTCTCAATGAACAAgtttataaattaacaagtcaagttaaacaattaatagaagataaaaaagaagaaaatatttttaaagcaGAAATGTGTGAAACAATACAAGATCTTAAttcaacaattaaaaaacttCAGGATGAGATTCAAAGTATGAGTAGTGATGTTAATTATCACTCAAAAAATTGTGTTGACAGGCACAAGTATTGTATTTTGGAATTGAAAGTTAAAGAACTTGAAAGTAAATTAGAATTGGAGCATAATCAAAATCAACATTTATCAgctataaataatttaaaatgtgatgaaattgaaaaatatattgcaTTAAATGAATCAAGTAAAAATACTTTAGACAAAGAAAAAATggataaaaaacaattattggAGAAAATTTCTTTACTTAATGAAGAGATTGCCCGTTTTACAAAACATGAtcttgataataaaaataagataaataatttagaatTAGAGTTATCAATAATGACAGCTACAATTCAATCAGTTAAGAGCGATCTTAAATTAGCTGAAAATAGAGCTAACGCATTGAATAATGTTCTTGAAAGTAGAATTGAAACATTTGATGATATAGAAGAAGAGGAAGAAGAATTTGATATTCATGAAAGTAATATAAGTGAAGATAAAAATGATGAATTTGTTGgtaataatgtaaaataa
- a CDS encoding GPCR, rhodopsin-like, 7TM domain-containing protein → MQIILNITEKILHKEICRTFNHETSKCLWSGLLVLLIQPLLCIIGILLNLICMIVFFSMKTDGYYRKTSYLIMIASLSFFNCIQLFLSIFVIILPAGETYIVKKEHMKTLEKLRIFNSYTLPLGYPFVMMANYCSVWIMTLMCAQRYQNLLPAGHVLKSKLIFLKNSKKVIIIACLFAFVLNIVRFFEFTWDGNNLIKSKVYGFWYILIMEVIIYGIFVYIIPLLFLLWFNFNNLRLVAFKNCPQKNTSVEYRTIMMTFVIFVFFILLTTMSVTLRLTMILFGSWLGSQAFETLMDINNLLINGNAFVIPIVVIIFTRGFRDLFFMIKRAPSPDDPYIPITMKLNKRKDNTEEKKQFCYYLSDWLYKRQILHTEPDYFDDGRKKDICENFQVSKNQIQCLLSENTSLIRDANSNVN, encoded by the exons AtgcaaataatattaaatataactgAAAAAATATTGCATAAAGAGATTTGTAGAACTTTCAATCATGAAACGTCAAAATGTTTATGGAg tggCTTACTTGTACTTTTAATACAACCTTTATTATGTATAATTGGTATACTATTGAATCTTATTTGTATGatagtatttttttcaatgaaAACAGATGGTTATTATAGAAAAACATCTTATTTGATAATGATAGCATCACTAAGTTTTTTTAACTGTATTCAAttgtttttatcaatttttgtaataattttaccaGCAGGAGAAACG tatattgtaaaaaaagaacatatgaaaacattagaaaaattaagaatatttaattcaTATACTCTTCCATTAGGATATCCATTTGTTATGATGGCTAATTATTGTTCTGTATGGATAATGACATTAATGTGTGCTCAAAGATATCAAAATCTTCTACCTGCTGGTCATgtattaaaatcaaaattaatttttttaaaaaatagtaaaaaagttattattatagCTTGTCTATTTGCATTTGTCTTAAATATTGTAAGATTCTTTGAATTTACATGGGATGGtaacaatttaattaaaagtaaagtATATGGTTTTTGGTATATACTAATTATGGAAGTAATAATTTATggaatatttgtttatataattcctcttctttttttattatggtttaattttaacaatttaagATTAGttgcatttaaaaattgtccTCAAAAAAATACTTCTGTAGAGTATAGAACTATTATGATGacatttgttatttttgttttttttatccttCTAACAACAATGTCTGTAACACTTCGTTTAACAATGATATTATTTGGTTCATGGTTAGGTAGTCAGGCATTTGAAACCTTAATGGatattaataatcttttaataaatggaAATGCTTTTGTAATTCCAATTgttgttataatatttaccAGAGGTTTCAGAGAtctattttttatgataaaacgAGCACCATCTCCAGACGATCCATATATACCAATTACaatgaaattaaataaaagaaaagataatACTGAGGAAAAAAAgcaattttgttattatttaagtGATTGGTTATATAAAAGACAAATTTTACATACGGAACCTGATTATTTTGACGATGGAAGgaaaaaagatatttgtGAAAATTTTCAAGTATCCAAAAATCAAATACAATGTTTATTAAGTGAAAATACATCTTTGATTCGAGATGCTAATTCaaatgttaattaa